One genomic segment of Magnetococcales bacterium includes these proteins:
- the casA gene encoding type I-E CRISPR-associated protein Cse1/CasA: protein MKQEETMDNNLLTDAIFRIDTATGTRDKRSLPGVLAGLTNDEIIAFVALQPYQAHAWHAFLVQLAAMALHRKGLATPPTTEAHWRDLLRTLTPDWPQDEPWQLVVKDLSKPAFMQPPVPEKMLQGFKNQCAQPDRIDVLVTAKNHDIKMARMGHAHPDNWVMALVSLQTMEGFMGAGNYGIARMNGGFASRPGVGVRPDPACAAHFRQDLDLLRKNRGLLLDQYPDLYRKTDGISLLWLVPWDGQTTLPLTDLDPYFIEVCRRARLASAPSGVIASISTSKTTRIQAKDFKGVLGDPWTPIKNDKENTSLTITGKGFDYATAAKLLLGDEHYRPSPAQTQDIKTQHREIEFFARAMARGQGVSEGYHERRIPIPAPARVVLGRQQERAKLAEMANQRIQQCGTMANKVLKPALLTMIQEAPEKLNFKDRRADPWLVHLDQRVDDTFFPALWRSLAMTPEDAQADWLNFLRQTSLEIMESAKRTLIGGGARRYKTFVAAERTFFGSLNKQFELFQKQPGQAKHEENT from the coding sequence ATGAAACAAGAGGAGACCATGGACAATAATTTATTGACCGACGCCATTTTCCGTATCGATACGGCCACAGGCACCAGGGACAAGCGCTCCCTGCCAGGCGTTCTGGCCGGGTTGACGAACGACGAAATCATCGCCTTTGTGGCCCTACAGCCTTATCAAGCTCACGCCTGGCATGCCTTCCTGGTGCAACTCGCCGCCATGGCGCTGCACCGGAAAGGTTTGGCAACCCCACCCACCACCGAGGCCCATTGGCGCGACCTCTTGCGCACCCTCACCCCCGATTGGCCGCAGGATGAACCTTGGCAACTGGTGGTCAAGGATTTGTCCAAACCGGCCTTCATGCAACCCCCCGTTCCCGAAAAAATGTTGCAAGGATTCAAAAATCAATGCGCACAACCCGACAGGATCGATGTGTTGGTCACCGCGAAAAATCACGATATCAAGATGGCTCGCATGGGCCATGCCCATCCTGACAACTGGGTCATGGCCCTGGTCAGCCTGCAAACCATGGAGGGGTTCATGGGCGCGGGCAACTACGGTATTGCCCGCATGAATGGGGGATTTGCCAGCCGGCCAGGGGTGGGTGTTCGTCCAGATCCGGCTTGTGCCGCCCATTTTCGCCAGGATTTGGATCTTTTGCGCAAAAACCGTGGCCTGTTGCTGGATCAATATCCGGATCTTTACAGAAAAACTGACGGTATCTCCCTGCTTTGGCTTGTGCCATGGGATGGCCAGACCACACTCCCCTTGACCGATCTCGACCCTTATTTCATCGAAGTATGCCGCCGGGCCCGACTGGCATCAGCACCATCCGGCGTGATTGCCTCCATCAGCACCAGCAAGACGACACGCATCCAGGCTAAGGATTTCAAGGGTGTTTTGGGGGATCCCTGGACGCCCATAAAAAACGACAAGGAAAACACATCTCTCACCATTACCGGCAAAGGGTTCGACTACGCCACGGCTGCCAAACTGCTGTTGGGTGATGAACACTATCGTCCCTCCCCGGCACAAACCCAGGATATCAAAACGCAACACCGGGAGATTGAATTCTTTGCGCGTGCCATGGCCCGTGGTCAGGGTGTCAGCGAGGGGTATCACGAACGCCGCATTCCCATTCCAGCCCCGGCCAGGGTTGTTCTGGGTCGGCAGCAGGAGCGCGCCAAATTGGCTGAGATGGCCAATCAACGGATCCAGCAGTGCGGCACCATGGCCAACAAGGTTTTGAAACCGGCCCTGCTGACCATGATTCAGGAGGCGCCGGAAAAACTCAACTTCAAGGATCGCCGCGCCGATCCCTGGTTGGTCCATCTGGACCAGAGGGTTGACGACACCTTTTTTCCTGCTTTATGGCGCAGCCTGGCCATGACCCCAGAGGATGCCCAGGCCGATTGGTTGAATTTTTTGCGCCAGACATCGCTGGAAATCATGGAGTCCGCCAAACGCACCCTCATCGGGGGTGGTGCGCGCCGTTATAAAACCTTCGTGGCCGCCGAACGGACGTTTTTCGGCTCATTGAATAAACAGTTTGAACTATTTCAGAAACAACCTGGGCAAGCGAAACATGAGGAGAACACCTGA
- a CDS encoding type I-E CRISPR-associated protein Cse2/CasB produces MDDLENMQEQDAQGLEHKILTLVARMSRDVAEGGLGTGEMAELRRWRLGGEIQPAAWRLLAQHIFPAGEAVQELENRWLAILSGMAQMSPHPHRSGAFPGKVLAGAGFSENRFHKLLNSRNEAFFDAVDRTCRFLRAKGEPIDWIRFAHFILAMDPDKAESQRRILARGYFSHKPQ; encoded by the coding sequence ATGGATGATCTGGAAAACATGCAAGAACAAGATGCGCAGGGTCTGGAGCACAAAATTCTTACCCTGGTGGCGCGCATGTCGCGTGACGTGGCCGAGGGGGGACTGGGAACGGGGGAGATGGCCGAACTTCGCCGCTGGCGCCTGGGTGGAGAGATCCAGCCCGCTGCCTGGCGATTGCTGGCCCAGCACATCTTCCCCGCAGGGGAGGCCGTGCAGGAGTTGGAAAACCGCTGGCTGGCCATCCTTTCCGGCATGGCGCAGATGTCGCCGCATCCACACCGGAGTGGCGCGTTTCCGGGCAAGGTGCTGGCCGGTGCCGGGTTTTCCGAAAACCGCTTCCACAAACTTTTGAACAGTCGAAATGAAGCCTTTTTTGATGCCGTGGACCGCACCTGCCGTTTTCTGCGGGCCAAGGGAGAGCCGATCGACTGGATCCGTTTTGCCCATTTTATCCTCGCCATGGACCCGGACAAGGCTGAGTCCCAAAGGCGCATTCTGGCCAGAGGGTATTTTTCCCATAAACCGCAATGA
- the cas5e gene encoding type I-E CRISPR-associated protein Cas5/CasD, whose amino-acid sequence MMEILMLRLEAPLLSFGGPMVDQNGVIRPFPATSMLTGLLANALGWDHADTENMDRLQSRIRFAARLDREGNRVEEYQTVDLGQEFMDMKKYGWTTRGEVEVRGKGDATSSTHIRFRPFQADVLCTVALFLEPADVAPTLANLASALAEPARPLFIGRKSCLPSTPILAGQVKADTLHEALMHFIHKALPQDIKSPPSGNMRACWPPGQGPEDPNNTTLDPWYDRRDWQNQIHCGQRMVRIGMLRLPQEGKHG is encoded by the coding sequence GTGATGGAGATCCTTATGCTGCGTCTGGAGGCCCCTCTGCTCTCCTTTGGCGGCCCCATGGTGGATCAGAACGGCGTTATCCGGCCTTTTCCCGCCACATCCATGCTCACGGGACTATTGGCCAATGCCCTGGGTTGGGATCATGCCGATACCGAAAATATGGACCGGCTCCAGTCACGCATCCGTTTTGCAGCTCGTCTGGACCGAGAAGGAAACAGGGTCGAGGAGTATCAGACCGTGGACTTGGGGCAAGAGTTCATGGATATGAAAAAATATGGCTGGACCACGCGGGGTGAGGTGGAGGTTCGTGGTAAGGGTGATGCGACTTCCAGCACTCACATTCGTTTCCGGCCCTTTCAGGCGGATGTCCTTTGCACCGTAGCCCTGTTTCTTGAGCCTGCCGATGTAGCCCCAACCCTTGCCAATCTCGCCTCCGCCTTGGCGGAACCGGCCAGGCCGCTCTTCATCGGACGGAAATCCTGCTTGCCCAGCACGCCCATTCTGGCCGGGCAGGTCAAGGCGGACACGCTCCATGAAGCGCTAATGCATTTCATCCACAAAGCGCTTCCCCAGGACATAAAATCTCCCCCTTCGGGGAACATGCGAGCCTGTTGGCCGCCTGGTCAAGGTCCGGAGGATCCAAATAACACCACACTTGACCCGTGGTACGATCGACGTGACTGGCAGAATCAGATCCACTGTGGTCAACGCATGGTTCGGATCGGCATGCTCCGACTGCCGCAGGAGGGAAAACATGGTTGA
- the cas6e gene encoding type I-E CRISPR-associated protein Cas6/Cse3/CasE, giving the protein MVEPFYMIQLQLPARLVFQTLPDAHARISSDDGYRLHALLVGLFGEASPKPFWFRQSGRQVEVLGYANQDAGALMDQARLFGAPALVTELEGHLHAKPVPTIPVGQRLGFQVNVLPTVRTCNRFVQRKGAEMDAWLAASLAHEEGSPALDRGVVYMNWFRAAMERQGGMRLETISLHAMRGVQLARRRRDRSFARVEQREVVFHGTLETTDAELFRALLRRGMGRHRAFGFGMLRLAPPGPQEA; this is encoded by the coding sequence ATGGTTGAACCGTTCTATATGATCCAGTTGCAGCTTCCGGCACGTTTGGTTTTTCAGACCTTGCCGGATGCACACGCCAGGATAAGCTCCGATGATGGTTATCGGCTGCATGCCTTGCTGGTGGGGCTTTTTGGCGAGGCGTCACCCAAGCCTTTCTGGTTTCGTCAATCGGGCCGTCAGGTGGAAGTTTTGGGATATGCCAACCAGGACGCCGGGGCCTTGATGGACCAGGCCCGTTTGTTTGGTGCGCCTGCACTGGTGACGGAGTTGGAAGGTCATTTGCACGCCAAGCCCGTTCCCACCATTCCTGTTGGTCAACGTTTGGGATTTCAGGTCAACGTGTTGCCCACGGTTCGCACCTGCAACCGGTTCGTTCAGCGCAAGGGAGCGGAAATGGATGCCTGGTTGGCGGCCAGCCTGGCGCACGAGGAGGGTTCTCCTGCCTTGGATCGGGGGGTTGTTTACATGAACTGGTTCAGGGCTGCCATGGAACGTCAGGGGGGCATGCGATTGGAAACCATTTCGTTGCATGCCATGCGGGGCGTGCAGTTGGCGCGTCGCAGGAGGGATCGATCTTTTGCCCGTGTCGAGCAACGGGAGGTCGTATTTCATGGCACCCTGGAGACAACCGATGCCGAACTTTTCCGGGCATTGTTACGCCGGGGTATGGGTCGGCACCGGGCGTTCGGGTTTGGCATGTTGCGTCTGGCGCCACCGGGACCGCAGGAGGCCTGA
- the cas1e gene encoding type I-E CRISPR-associated endonuclease Cas1, with translation MLAGRLGLETARVPHADRQGLLWLGRGNLIVNAGTLHFLAAGTQDFKSGDYQIPFQGVSMILLGPGTTISHDALRLLARHGTGLIAVGEDGVRMYTAPPLGPGESALARRHAQVWASGARERIRMARRMYAWRLGEILPVKADISILRGMEGARMKETYKILAQRFGVAWQGRFYDRQNPLVADAPNQAINHAATAVEAAATIAVAATGTIPSLGFIHEDASTAFCLDIADLYRDAITLPAAFQGVRDFQRQPNITLERHVRRQCGHFFRREGVIPSMIDRIKELFAEEESSHSMQKDKEPGQDAEQA, from the coding sequence ATGCTGGCTGGACGTTTGGGTTTGGAAACGGCGCGTGTGCCACACGCGGATCGTCAGGGCTTGCTCTGGTTGGGTCGAGGGAATCTGATCGTCAATGCTGGTACGCTACATTTTTTGGCGGCTGGCACCCAGGATTTTAAATCTGGCGACTATCAGATTCCCTTCCAGGGTGTTTCCATGATTTTGTTAGGGCCTGGAACGACCATCAGTCATGATGCTCTCCGTCTATTGGCGCGGCATGGAACAGGCCTGATTGCGGTGGGTGAGGATGGTGTACGTATGTACACCGCACCTCCTTTGGGGCCTGGGGAGTCGGCCTTGGCCAGGCGCCATGCCCAGGTTTGGGCTTCCGGCGCCCGGGAGCGCATTCGCATGGCCCGCCGCATGTATGCCTGGCGCCTGGGTGAAATATTGCCGGTCAAGGCAGACATATCCATCCTGCGTGGCATGGAAGGGGCACGCATGAAGGAGACGTATAAAATTCTGGCCCAACGTTTTGGCGTTGCCTGGCAGGGTCGTTTTTATGATCGACAAAACCCACTCGTGGCTGATGCCCCCAATCAGGCCATCAACCACGCAGCCACGGCGGTGGAGGCTGCCGCCACCATCGCCGTGGCTGCAACAGGGACAATCCCCTCGTTAGGCTTCATTCATGAGGATGCGTCGACCGCTTTTTGTCTCGACATCGCCGATCTTTATCGGGATGCCATCACTCTACCTGCCGCCTTCCAGGGGGTGCGCGATTTTCAGCGCCAGCCCAACATAACCTTGGAACGGCATGTCCGACGGCAGTGTGGCCATTTTTTTCGCCGTGAAGGGGTCATTCCGTCCATGATTGACCGTATCAAAGAGTTGTTTGCTGAAGAGGAATCCAGTCACTCCATGCAAAAGGACAAGGAACCCGGACAGGACGCGGAACAGGCCTGA
- the cas2e gene encoding type I-E CRISPR-associated endoribonuclease Cas2 produces MTVVVTRDVADRFRGFLASCMLEIAPGVYTASRMNNAVRERVWTVMEDWFGQLGGGAIVMVWREPKLPAGQSVRVLGEPPVELIDVDGVILSRRPLTEAEKSNLSNSPAHLVPIIPQKEVKQKNN; encoded by the coding sequence ATGACAGTTGTGGTCACACGCGATGTGGCAGATCGTTTCCGGGGCTTTCTGGCTTCCTGCATGCTGGAAATAGCCCCAGGCGTTTACACGGCTTCACGTATGAACAATGCTGTCAGAGAGAGGGTTTGGACGGTCATGGAGGATTGGTTCGGACAATTGGGAGGTGGCGCCATCGTCATGGTTTGGCGAGAACCCAAGCTCCCGGCTGGCCAATCGGTTCGCGTCTTGGGAGAACCCCCTGTTGAGTTGATCGATGTTGATGGCGTTATCCTCTCCCGCCGCCCCTTGACGGAAGCTGAAAAATCAAACCTCTCCAACTCCCCCGCACACCTCGTTCCCATCATTCCCCAGAAGGAGGTCAAACAAAAAAATAATTAA